CCATGTTTCTATCCCCTTTTTATTTATTTTCGCTTAAGTATTATATCAAAGTAAAATTATATATTCAAGGGCTTAAAAGAACATAAGTTTGATATTTAGGCAGATGTATGCTATAATTTCAAGTAAATTGTATTAAATTTTGAGAGGTGTTTTACATGGCCAGAGAAAACAAACAAGAAGCAATATATGAATTTATAAAAGAACAATTAAGAGAAAAAGGATATCCACCATCAGTTAGAGAAATTTGCAATGCGGTAGGATTAAGGTCTACCTCTACAGTTCATGGCCACTTAAAAAGATTAGAACAAAAAGGAGTCATAAGAAGAGACCCTACTAAGCCTAGAGCAATTGAAGTTTTAGATCATTCTATAATAAAAAAAGAAATGATAGATATTCCTGTTATAGGAACGGTTACTGCTGGTAAACCAATTTTAGCAGTGGAGAATATAGAAGATAATTTTCCTTTGCCAATAGATTATGTAAAAAGTGATAATCAATTATTTATGCTTAAAATTAAAGGTGATAGCATGATAGATGCAGGAATAATGAATGGAGATATGGCTATAATTGAAAAAACAAATTCTGCATTAAATGGTGAAATAGTAGTAGCATTACTTGATAATGAAGCTACCATTAAAAGATTTTTTAAAGAAAAAGATTACATAAGATTACAACCAGAAAATAAAACTATGGAACCTATTATTGTAAAGCAATGTGAAATAATAGGAAAAATTGTTGGCTTATATAGAAAATATTAAAAATAGGTCTTGTGATATCACAAGACCTATTTTTTAGTGATTTAAAACTCTATCTAAAGCCATTAATATACCGGTTTTTGCATGGTCAAAGGTTAATCCACCTTGTAAGAAAGCTATATAAGGTTCCCTTATTGGTGCATCAGCAGATAATTCAATGGAAGATCCTTGTATAAATGCTCCTGCCGCCATAATTACTTGATCATCATAACCTGGCATATCCCATGGTTCACAATGGGCAAAAGAATCTATAGGAGATCCGAATTGTATTCCCTTACAGAAATTAATAACCTTATCTTTATCATTGAATTTTATAGCCTGTATTATATCGCTTCTCTTTTCATTGTATTTAGGTAAAACTTCAAAACCTGCAAGTTCCATAAGCCTTGAACATAAAACCGCTCCCTTTAAGGCTTCTATAGATACATGAGGTGCTAAAAATAGCCCTTGATACATAAGTCTCATTACTCCAAAGGTTGATCCACATTCAGCTCCTATACCAGGTACAGTTAATCTGTAAGAAGCTTGAGTAACATATTCTTCTTTACCTACAATGTATCCTCCAGTAGGTGCCAATCCCCCTCCTGGATTTTTAATTAAGGAACCAGCTATTAAATCTGCTCCCACATCTGTTGGTTCTATTATGTCTATAAACTCACCATAACAATTATCTACAAAACAAATTATATCCTGTCTTATGCTTTTTACTAAATCTATAATTTCTTTTATTTCTGATACTAGTAAAGCCTTTCTCCAGGAATAACCTGTGGATCTTTGAATATGTACTATTTTTATGGATTGATCCTCTTTTATTGCCTTTTCTATGCCTTGGAAATCCAATTTACCATCTTTTAAATCAACTTGTTTGTAGTTTATTCCATACTCTTTAAAAGAACCTATGTTCTTCTCCCCGCTTAAACCTATTACACTATGTATGGTATCATAAGGAGTTCCCACTACAGCAAGCATAGTATCTCCTGGCCTTAAATTCCCAAACAAAGCAGCTCCTATAGTATGAGTACCGCTTACAAAATGAGGCCTTACTAATGCACTTTCTGCATTGAATATACGAGCATACACCTTATCTAAAGTATCTCTTCCCATGTCTCCGTAACCATATCCGGTACTATTAGTAAAATGAGCATCGCTAATTCTTTCTTCTTGAAATGCATTAAGAACTTTTAGTTGATTAAATTCTCTTATTTCATCATAAGCTTTAAATTGTGGTTCTACATCTTTGAGTGCTTTTTCATATAGATCCAATGTATTATCACTTATTTTATATTTGTATTTTAGTAAATATTTTGTACTGTCTATCATTATAATTTACCTCCAAAATAAAAATTGCTACGACTTTATATGATATCACATAAAAAAAGAATAGGCAAAATAATGCCCATTCTTTTACACTTATATTTTAATATTCTGCAGATTGTGGAGTAAATAATATATCTTTACTAGGAGTAATAGTAGAAACTGCGTGTTTATAAATAAGCATTTGCTTATTTAAGGAATCCAATATTATAGTAAAATTATCAAAGCCTTTTACGAAACCTTTTATTTGGAATCCATTAGTTAAATGTATTGTAACTTCAATTTTATTCTTTCTAGCACTATTTAAAAATATATCTTGTAAATTATTTATAGTCTTAGCCAATATAATCCCCTCCAATATGTTTACATTTATATATAGTTCTATAAAATAAATTAAAATCCTTTTAATTTATTGAACTTATCAAGTATTTCACTTACCACAGCATCGTCATTTTCAAATTCATCTTTATTTATCCATATAGCTCTAGGATCTCGTCTAAACCAGGTCAATTGACGTTTAGCATAATTTCTACTTCCTTTTTTGATTAAATATACAGCTTCATCTAAAGATATTTCACCATTAAGGTAGTATAGCAACTCTTTATATCCTATACCCTGCATAGATTGCATAGTTTCATTACAACCCATTTCTTTTAATTTTTTAACTTCATCTAATAATCCTTCTTGTAGCATTTTATCTACTCTCATATTTATTCTATCATATAATTTATCCCTATTCATATACAGCACAAAATAATATATGGAATATGGAATATTAAATAAATTTTCTTTTTCTTCTTTGGCGTATTCACTCATGGGTTTTCCAGTAACTTTATATACCTCTAATGCTCTAATTACTCTTTTTAAATTATTGTAATGGATATTGTTATAGGAATATTCATCTATATCTTTTAAAAGACTATGAACATATTCTTTTCCTTTTTCTTTTGCTAATTCTTGAAGATAATCTCTATAGTCATCATCTTTATTTGCATCAGTAAAACTGTAGTTATATATTATTGAGTTAATGTATAAACCAGTTCCACCAACTAACATAGGAATATTGCCCCTATTATAGATTTCTTCTATTTTACCCTCAACACTATCTTTGTATTCAGCTACACTAAAATTTTCCCAAGGTTCAACTACATCTATTAAGTGATGAGGTATCCCCCTTTTTTCTTTTTCTGATATTTTAGCAGAGCCTATATCCATATGTTTATATATTTGCATTGAATCCGAGGATATAATCTCCCCTTTTAATTTCTTTGCTAAATTTATAGAAATTTCTGTTTTGCCTACAGCTGTAGGACCAGATAGTATAAATAAATCTTTCATAAGTTAAGTATCCCCCTTATTGTACTCTTTTAAATTTTTTTTCTAATTCTGATAATGTTATTTTTATTATAGTAGGTCTACCGTGAGGACAGTTAAAGGGATCTTTTGCAAAACTTAAATCATTTATAAGAGCTTCCATTTCTTCTTTTGATAATTTATCTTTAGCCTTAACTGCTGATTTACACGCAAGCATGGCAATAGAGTCATATTTTACTTCTGTGGTTTCTCCACTACCCATGGCTTTTATATTATCAATTATATCCATAAATAAATTATTTATATCAGGTTTACCCATAATAAAAGGAACTTCTCTAATAGTTACTGTATTTTCTCCAAATAATTCTATATTAAATCCTGTTTTACAAAATAAATCTTTGTTATCCATGTAATAGGAAAAGTCCTCTGGATCCAATTCTATTACAATAGGTTGTAACAGTACTTGTGATTTAACCTGTTCCTTTTTTATTTTATCTCTATAGTTTTCAAATAGTATTTTTTCATGAGCAGCATGCTGATCTATTATATATAAATTTTTAAAGCTTTCAGCTAAAATATAGGTATTATCAAATTGTCCTATAATCCTCATTTCAGGCAATTTAGGAACCTCATCTTTTGTATTTTCTGTAGCAATATTATTAATTTTATCTTCTTGAAAGTTTTCTTTTTTATCTATTGTAATACTTTTATCTATAGTATTTTGTGTAACATTACTAACGTTGTTTAATGCTGAATTAACTAAACTTGTTCTTTCAATATCTTTAGTAGCACTTTTTAGGTCAATAGGTATCTGTACCTTTTTAACACTTTCAAATAAAGATGGATTTTCTTTAATTATCTCTTTATTATCCTCTTTTACATCCTCTGTTATTTGAGTATTAAATTCTTTATACAAGCTTTTCTTTATACTTTCGTGTACTGTGTGAAATACAAAGGAAAACACTCTTTTATCTTCTTTAAACTTTATTTCAGTTTTAGTTGGATGTACATTTACATCTATATATTCTGGAAATATATCTATGAATATTACGAAGAAAGGAAATTTATTTATAGTTAAAAAAGATTTAAAAGCATTTTCAACAGCGGCAGTAATTAATCCGCTTTTTATATATCTTTTATTTACAAAAATGCTTTGATTGTTTCTGCTTCCCCTACTAAGTTCTGCATTTCCTATATACCCATAGACAGATATAATATCACTATGACTTTCGAAATAATTTACATTTTCTAAAGTTTTTTTACCATAAATAACCCGTATAACATCTTCTAAATTTCCAGAACCATAGGTATTTAAAACTGTTCTATCATTATTTATAAGTTTAAAGGCTATATTGGGATTGGCTAGGGAAAGCCGTTGTATAATATCCGATATAAGAGAACTTTCCCTAGAAGGTGATTTTAAAAACTTTAATCTAGCAGGTACGTTATAAAAAAGGTCAGTAACTTTTATAGTAGTACCTGTATTCATTCCTATATCATTAAAGGATATAAAATTACCACCCTCCATGTATATTTCCTTACCTATATCTTTACTTGAAGGCTTAGATTTTAAGTGAATTTTAGAGATGGAGGCTATACTTGGCAGAGCCTCACCTCTAAATCCCATAGTGTTTAAAGAAAAAATATCTTCTATATTTGAAATTTTACTAGTAGCATGAGGTAAAAAAGCTTTTTCTATGTCATCTGCATAAATTCCAATACCGTCATCTGAAACTTTTATAAGATCCTGTCCCCCATTTTTAACTTCCACTGTAATATTTTTAGCTTCAGCATCTATGCTATTTTCAACCAATTCTTTTACTACAGAAAAAGGTCTTTCCACCACTTCTCCAGCGGCTATTTTATTAAATGTAAATTCATCTAATATATTTATTCTCTTCAAAATATTTCACCCTACTTTTTTTCAATAGACTTAGCTTTATTAATTAAATCATATAGCTTATTAAATCCTTCCATAGGATTTAAATTTAATATATCAATTGAAGAAATTTCTTTAATTAAGTTTTCTTTTTCAATTTGAGTAAAGCTAATTTGAAAATCATTGTGTTCTAATAATTGATCCATTGCTATTTCTTTTTTAGTTTCTTCTTTAACAGTTTTTTTACTCTCTTTTATATCATTAATTTCTATTTTATTATCCTTATTTTTTTCTATACTTTCAAGAATTCCTTTGGCTCTCATTATTACATCCTCTGGAAGTCCAGCAAGTTTTGCAACTTCTATACCATAGGATTGATCTGCTCCGCCTTTTATAATCTTTCTTAAAAATACAATATCTTTATCTACTTCTTTTACTGATACAGAGTAATTTTTTACTCCCTTGATTTTATTTTCTAATTGAATTAATTCATGATAATGGGTAGCAAAAAGAGTTTTTGATCTTAATTTTTTATTATTACAAATATACTCGATAACAGCCCAAGCTATACTTAATCCATCAAAAGTGCTAGTTCCCCTACCCACTTCATCTAAAATAATTAAGCTTTTAGATGTAGCATTTTTAAGTATATTAGAAACTTCCCACATTTCTACCATAAAGGTACTTTTACCTGCAGATAGGTCATCGGAGGCCCCTATTCTTGTAAATATTTTATCACAAAGGGATATGGAAGCTTCCCTTGCAGGAACAAAACTACCTATTTGAGCCATTATAGTAATTAAAGCTACTTGTCTCATATATGTAGACTTTCCTGCCATGTTAGGCCCTGTAATTAATAGCATTTGATTATCTTCAGTATCCATAGTTGTATCATTGGCTACAAAGCTACCCGTAGGAATCATTTTTTCTACTACTGGATGTCTTCCATCTTTAATGATTATGCTATCCCCTTCTACTATTTTGGGCTTTGAATAATTATTTTCTAAGGCCACTGTAGCTAAGGAACTTAAACAATCTAAAATAGCCACTATATTTGCAGAAGACTTCATTCTGTCTATTTCTTTTTCTATAGAATTTCTTATACTTACAAACACTTCATATTCAAGATTAATTAATTTTTCTTCCGCTCCTAAAATCTTATCTTCCATTTCTTTTAATTCAGGAGTTATATATCTTTCAGAATTTGATAATGTTTGTTTTCTTATATATCTTCCCTCAGGTACAGAGGATAAATTGGATTTTGTAACTTCGATAAAATATCCGAAGACTTTATTATATCCAACTTTAAGAGATTTTATTCCAGTAAATTCCCTTTCGCTATTTTCAAGATTTGCAATCCACTCTTTACCATGAGATTTTGCCATTCTAAGTTCATCTATGTCGTTATTAAAACCATTTTTTATAAGATTACCATCCTTTATTGTAATAGATGGATTATCCATTATAGATTTTTCTAATAGATCATAAATATCCCTTAACTCATCTAAATTTAAAAACATATCTTTAAATAAATCTGATTCTAATTTGGACAGTATATTTTTTACATAAGGTAATTTTTCTATAGAATTTTTTAATGAAAGGAGTTCTTTTGCATTTACATTTTTAGAAGAGATTTTACCAACTATTCTTTGTATATCGTAAATATCCCTTAAAACATCTTTTAAGTCCTGGTGTAATGATATATTTAATACCAATTCTTCTACGGCATTTAGCCTTTTATCAATTTTTTCTTTATTTATCAAGGGTTGTTCTATCCAATTTCTTAAAAGCCTTGCTCCCATAGCGGTACTACATTTATCTAATACCCACAAAAGAGATCCTTTTCTAGATTTATCCCTAATAGTTTCTGTAATTTCTAAATTTCTTCTAGAGTTTATATCCATAGATAAATAATCTACTATATTGTAATGTTTAAAAAAGTTTATATGTCCAAGGGACATTTTCTGAGTTTCAAATATGTATTTTAAAAGTCCATTACCACACTTTATTAAAACTGAGGAATATTCTTTTTTATTAAAATTAGAAAATTGTTCTTCTAATAGGTTATTATCCTGAAAACAATCCTTTTCTAAATTAGTAATAGATATACTAAAACGGTTCTCTATTTCTTTTAAAATATTATTGGATATATCCTCATTTACTAATAATTCACTAGGGTCAAATTTTGAAATTTCATCTAATATAACGGATTCATCTAAACAATGATCTGTGGCAAAAAAGTCCCCAGTGGATATATCACAAAAGCACATAGCCATGGAATCATTTTCTGTATACAGACTCATTATATAGTTATTTTTAGTTTCATTTAAAAAATTACTATCTGAATAAGTACCAGGTGTAACTATCTTTACAATATCTCTTTTAACTATTCCTTTAGCTAAGGATGGGTCTTCTAACTGTTCGCATATAGCTATTTTGTATCCTTTAGATACTAATCTATTTATATAGCTAGAAGCTGAATGATATGGTATACCACACATAGGAGCCCTTTTAGAAAGACCACAGTCTCGTCCTGTTAATACTAATTCTAATTCTTTAGATGCAGTTTCAGCATCTTCAAAAAACATTTCATAAAAGTCACCTAATCTAAAAAATAATATACAGTCTTTACATCGTTCTTTTACCTCTAAGTATTGTTGCATCATTGGTGTAAGTTTCAAAATTGTCACCTCCTAAAATATGTTGCAAAAAAAGCCCTTTAAAAGAGCTTTTTTATAAAGTTTAATTATACTTCTTCTCCATCAAGGGAAAATGATAGAGTTTTAGTTATTTTAACATCAACTATCTTACCTATATTATCTTTGTTTCCAGTAAAGTTTACAAGTTTTCCTGTATCTGTTCTACCAGTTAATCTATTTTTATCGTTTTTACTTTCGCCTTCTACTAGCACCTTAACTATTTTATCTTGATATTTTTTATTATTCTTTTCACAACTTTCATTAACTATTTTAACCAGTTTTTCAAATCTTTCATGTTTTACATCTTCAGGAACTTGCTCATCCATATCGTATGCAGGGGTTCCTTTTCTTTTTGAATATAAGAATGTAAAAGCGGAATCATATTCTACTTCTTTTACAAGTTCTAAAGTTTCATTAAAATCTTCTTCTGTTTCACCAGGAAATCCTACAATAATATCTGTTGTAATTGCCACGTTAGGTATTTCTTCTTTTATTTTATTAACTAGTTTTAAATAGTCTTCTCTGCTGTAGGATCTATTCATTTTCTTTAAAATCCTACTAGAGCCAGATTGAACTGGTAGGTGTATATGATTGCATAATTTATCACATTCTTTAATGGCATAAATTACATCCTCTGTTAAATCCTTTGGATGAGAAGTCATAAATCTAACTCGTTCAATACCTTCTATGTCATTAACAATCCTTAAAAGTTCTGCAAAACTTACCTTAGGATCTAAATCTTTTCCATAGGAATTTACATTTTGACCTAATAAGGTTATTTCCTTATAGCCACTTTTTACAAGCTCTTTTATTTCTTTTACTATATCAGAAACTTCTCTACTTCTTTCTCTACCCCTTACATATGGAACTATACAATATGTACAAAAATTGTTGCATCCATACATTATAGTTACAAAGGCTTTAGTAGAACTCTTTCTATCTACAGGAATTCCTTCTACTATTTCTTCTTCTTTATCCCATACTTCAATTATAGATTTTCCCTCTTGTTTTGTTCTATTTAAGTACTCTGGGAATTTATATGAGTTGTGGGTTCCAAATATTATATCTACAAAAGGATATTTTTTTATTATATCTTCAGCCATACCCTCTTGCTGCATCATACAACCGCAAACAGCAATTATAAGATCAGGATTTTTTGCTTTTAATCCTTTTAATATGCCTAAATTACCGTATACTTTAAGTTCTGCATTTTCTCTTACACAACAAGTATTAAATATTATAATATCCGCTTTATTTCTATCCTCTGTATTTTCATATCCCATATTTTTTAACATACCAGATAGTTTTTCGGAGTCCTCTTCATTCATCTGACAACCCCAAGTTTCTATATAAAATTCACCTTTTTTATTCATATTATTTGTTCACCTCATTAGTATAATTTAGTCCTACATTAGTATAACAGTCTATATTATACTATATTTTTATTTATTTAGCCATTTACATTATATTATAAATTAAAAAAATAAAAGTTTCATTGAAATTATTATTTCTTTGAAACTTTTATTTTAACCAATTAATATTTATAGCTTAAATTTTTTAACGGAGTTACTTAATTCTTCTATTTTATTATCTAAAGAGGATATATCTTGTATCATTTCATCTATAATAGCTGTGTGGTTTTGTATGGATGCAGTTATTTCCTCTGTGGCCGAAGCGGATTGTTGAGAAATTTCATTTACATCTTCTATAATAGTTTTAATATTTTCCTTGCTTGAATTTATATCATTTATTTGAACTAGTAATTCTCCTATTTTATCCATATCCTCTTTTAGATTTTGTTGAATTGATGAAAATGAATTTAACACTTCTTCGCTAATTTTTTTCCTGAATTGCTCTATTTGTAAAGAATCTTTTTTTATCTCCTCAAATTTAGCAGCTTCTTTTAGTAGCTTTTCAATACTAGAACTTATCATATCAGCGGTTTTAGCGGATTCAGAGGCTAAACTTTTAACTTCATTAGCTACTACTGCAAATCCTTTTCCGTATTCCCCAGCTCTAGCAGCCTCAATAGATGCATTTAAAGCTAAAAGATTAGTTTGCTCAGATATTCCTACTATTTCACTAGTCATGCCACTTATAGCAGCAACACTTTCATTAAAATTTTCTATAACATTATATATGGTTTCAAATAGTCTATATTTTTTTCAAAACCTTGATTATTAGATTTTATATTATCACTTAAATTTTTTAAATTTCCATTAGCTATTTCAGATAGATTTTTAGTAGTTTTTCCATCAGGATTGTAATCCTTATTGAAGTGGACTACTATATTGTTTTCACTATCTAATAAAAATCCATAGGATTTTTCAGATACTTTTGCTTTTTTAACTTCATTTGTAATGGAGTCAAAAGTTATATCTGCTGCTAGAACACATATAACCTTATTATTATCTATAATTGGATAGGATATTGTTCCTACTATTTTTTCAAAGGCAGGATCAAAATATGGATTTGAAAAAAATACTTGCTTTTTATTTATTGCTTCTTTGTACCAATCCCTTTCTCTAAAGTCTAAATCTTTATCTGGTACCCAACCAGCTCCTGATACCATTTTATTGTTAGGAAATAATACATATATATCCGAAGAAGTACTTTCCTTATCTTTTAATTGAAATGCCAAGTACTGTTGTAGTTTATTGTAGTCATAAATTTTAAAATGATTAATGTTTTTAGCTATTTCTATAAGATTACTACTTTCAATTCCCAACCATTTATCGAATTCTTCTGAATATTTTTTAGTTGTTTCTACACTTTTACCTTTAAACTCTTCATGCAGAGAAGAATAGGATATTTTGTAACTTATGGTCAACAGTATTATCATACATAACATAGATATAAAAGTTACAAAGTAAATCATTTTTGCTTTTAACCCCTTCATAGTCAATCCCCCTGATTTCCAATTTATTTAAAATTCAAATTAATATGTTTATTTAATAATAATCAAATTTTCAATAAAAAGCAACATAATATACATAAAATTATATATATTTCTTTTAAATTACAAAAACTCAAACCACTGTATAGTCTATTTTAATATACAATGGTTCTTTAAAATTATATATATTAATAGTAAAATTAAATGCAAGAATAAAAGTTTGAATCTTTTAAGATTATGAAATATAATATATGAATATATTTAAAATTCGTATATAGAGGTTGTTTAGTTAAAACTTGAGGGAGGTAATATTATGTTAGGAGTTTCAAAGAGAATAGAGGAACTTAGATTTTCAGAAATAAGGAAATTTATTCCTTACTCTGATGAAGCAAAAGCTAAAGGAATTCATGTTCACCATTTGAACATAGGTCAACCGGATATTAAAACACCAGAGGAATTTGTTAATGCAATCAAAAATTTTGATGATAAAATTATAAAATATGAAAATTCCCAGGGAAATAAGGACTTAATAAATGCCTTTGTAAAATATTATAAAAGTATAAATATAGATTTAGATAAAGAAGACGTATATGTAACTAATGGAGGTAGTGAAGGGATTTTATATGCCCTATTAACCATATGTGATGCTGGTGATAGTGTTATAGTTCCAGAGCCTTATTATACCAACTATAATACAATGGCTAGAATGGCAGGAGTAGAAATAATATCCTTTAGAACTTATAGAGAAGATGGATTTAGAATAAAAAATAAAGAAGAAATTTTAAATTCTATAAAAGATAATACAAAAGCTATAATGATTACAAATCCTAGTAATCCAACTGGAGTTGTTTATACTAAAGAGGAAATTAGGATGATTTCTGATATAGCAAAGGAAAAGGATCTATTTATAATATCTGATGAAGTTTACAGGGAATTTGTATATGACGGTCTTGAATTTACATCTTTTATGGATATGAAGGATATATTAGATAGAGTAATTATAATAGATAGTATATCTAAAAGATATAGTGCCTGTGGAGCAAGAATTGGGGCTTTAATATGTAAAAATAGAAAGGTTACAGAAAACTTTATGAAAATGTGCCAAGCTAGGCTTAGTGTTTCTTCTCTTGATCAAATAGGAGCTGCTAATTTAATAAATGTTCCTAAAAGCTATATAGAAGAAGTAAGAATTGAATATGAAAAAAGAAGAAATATACTATACGAAGGACTTTGCGACATACCAGGTGTTCACTGCGAAAAGCCTTCTGGAGCCTTTTATATTATAGCAAAGCTTCCTGTGGACAATTCAGATGAGTTCACAAAGTGGATGCTAACAGATTTTCAATACAATAATAAGACTGTTATGGTTACCCCAGCGGAAGGATTTTATACTACAGAGGGATTAGGTAGAGATGAAGTTAGATTATCCTATTGCATTAATTCAGAAGACCTAAAAGAAGCTATGATAATACTAAAAAAAGCATTGGAAGAATATAATAAATAAAGACATAACCAGGAACATTTTATTCCTGGTTATGTCTTTATTTCCATGGTATAAACTTTTCTATTAAATTTAAATCCGCATTCTTTATATAAGTTTAAGGCCACTGTATTCATTGAATCTACTGTTATAAAAGCCTCTTTATAATTGAGTTTATTTATTATATTTAATAAATAACATACTAAAGCTTTTCCAATGCCTCTACCTCTGTATTCCTTTAATACACCCACATTGACTATAACAGGTATATCGCTTATTAATATTATTTGACCATATCCTATATATTTATTACCATCCATAACAAATATGGCCCCTTCCGGTAAATAGTAATTTTGTTTTTCATCTAAGATTATATCATCTATAGTTAAAGGTTCTCTTGTTTTAGTTTTAAAAACTTCATTTTGTATGTGACATCTTATAGCCTCTTCTTTATTTTGTTTTAGTTTTTTAAAATAAATTCCTTTAGAATTTATTAAATTTCTAGAAATCAAAGGCATGAAATCTTCTAATTCCAAATCCATTTCTATAGTACATTTATCTATATTAAAGCCTGATCTTTTTAATATATCTATATTAAAGCCATTATCTTCACATATATATTTAAAAACAGAATCTTTTTTAAGATGATTTAAAAGCGTAGATATATATTGTGCTTTCATATATTGTTTTTTAAAATTTAGAGAGTTTATTAAATAATAAGAAGTTTTTTTACTATACCATAAATACCCATAACATTCTTTTAAATCCCTTAATAACAATACTCTTTTTCTTAATAGCATTTTATCAAAAAAACTGCTATTTTCATAGGCAAATAAAAAGTCACCATTTAAAGTATTAAATGACAACCTGGTATTATTTAAAATTTTCAAATGAAATAAATTGTCTTTATTTAAATTAGTTATACTCAACATAGCATTCCTCATTGTAATTAATTAATTAATCCATAATTAGTATAATTCTTTTAATAAGAACCGTCAACGCTTAGTTAATGAACAAAGAATAATGAATAATGAACAATTACGGATATTTTTCTCCATTATCATTCCGAAAAATCCACCTAAATTATTCATTGTTCATTGTTAGTTGTTCATTGAGCTAAGTATTCTATATAGTCTTTGATAAATTTTTGTTGTGGAGAATCAAATTGTATTAATTTATTTAATTTTTTTATATATTTTTTCTCGCTCCAATGTTTCTTTTTTATATATCTTTGTTTGCCTAATTTCCAAAACTTATGAGGGAATACTATTATACATAGCATAGCCTCTAAGTGACTGTGACTTAAAGGATTTACAGAACTATAGGCCTCTATTAGTTCCTTTGCT
This window of the Clostridium cochlearium genome carries:
- the mutS gene encoding DNA mismatch repair protein MutS, giving the protein MKLTPMMQQYLEVKERCKDCILFFRLGDFYEMFFEDAETASKELELVLTGRDCGLSKRAPMCGIPYHSASSYINRLVSKGYKIAICEQLEDPSLAKGIVKRDIVKIVTPGTYSDSNFLNETKNNYIMSLYTENDSMAMCFCDISTGDFFATDHCLDESVILDEISKFDPSELLVNEDISNNILKEIENRFSISITNLEKDCFQDNNLLEEQFSNFNKKEYSSVLIKCGNGLLKYIFETQKMSLGHINFFKHYNIVDYLSMDINSRRNLEITETIRDKSRKGSLLWVLDKCSTAMGARLLRNWIEQPLINKEKIDKRLNAVEELVLNISLHQDLKDVLRDIYDIQRIVGKISSKNVNAKELLSLKNSIEKLPYVKNILSKLESDLFKDMFLNLDELRDIYDLLEKSIMDNPSITIKDGNLIKNGFNNDIDELRMAKSHGKEWIANLENSEREFTGIKSLKVGYNKVFGYFIEVTKSNLSSVPEGRYIRKQTLSNSERYITPELKEMEDKILGAEEKLINLEYEVFVSIRNSIEKEIDRMKSSANIVAILDCLSSLATVALENNYSKPKIVEGDSIIIKDGRHPVVEKMIPTGSFVANDTTMDTEDNQMLLITGPNMAGKSTYMRQVALITIMAQIGSFVPAREASISLCDKIFTRIGASDDLSAGKSTFMVEMWEVSNILKNATSKSLIILDEVGRGTSTFDGLSIAWAVIEYICNNKKLRSKTLFATHYHELIQLENKIKGVKNYSVSVKEVDKDIVFLRKIIKGGADQSYGIEVAKLAGLPEDVIMRAKGILESIEKNKDNKIEINDIKESKKTVKEETKKEIAMDQLLEHNDFQISFTQIEKENLIKEISSIDILNLNPMEGFNKLYDLINKAKSIEKK
- the miaB gene encoding tRNA (N6-isopentenyl adenosine(37)-C2)-methylthiotransferase MiaB, with protein sequence MNKKGEFYIETWGCQMNEEDSEKLSGMLKNMGYENTEDRNKADIIIFNTCCVRENAELKVYGNLGILKGLKAKNPDLIIAVCGCMMQQEGMAEDIIKKYPFVDIIFGTHNSYKFPEYLNRTKQEGKSIIEVWDKEEEIVEGIPVDRKSSTKAFVTIMYGCNNFCTYCIVPYVRGRERSREVSDIVKEIKELVKSGYKEITLLGQNVNSYGKDLDPKVSFAELLRIVNDIEGIERVRFMTSHPKDLTEDVIYAIKECDKLCNHIHLPVQSGSSRILKKMNRSYSREDYLKLVNKIKEEIPNVAITTDIIVGFPGETEEDFNETLELVKEVEYDSAFTFLYSKRKGTPAYDMDEQVPEDVKHERFEKLVKIVNESCEKNNKKYQDKIVKVLVEGESKNDKNRLTGRTDTGKLVNFTGNKDNIGKIVDVKITKTLSFSLDGEEV
- a CDS encoding methyl-accepting chemotaxis protein gives rise to the protein MTSEIVGISEQTNLLALNASIEAARAGEYGKGFAVVANEVKSLASESAKTADMISSSIEKLLKEAAKFEEIKKDSLQIEQFRKKISEEVLNSFSSIQQNLKEDMDKIGELLVQINDINSSKENIKTIIEDVNEISQQSASATEEITASIQNHTAIIDEMIQDISSLDNKIEELSNSVKKFKL
- a CDS encoding cache domain-containing protein translates to MKGLKAKMIYFVTFISMLCMIILLTISYKISYSSLHEEFKGKSVETTKKYSEEFDKWLGIESSNLIEIAKNINHFKIYDYNKLQQYLAFQLKDKESTSSDIYVLFPNNKMVSGAGWVPDKDLDFRERDWYKEAINKKQVFFSNPYFDPAFEKIVGTISYPIIDNNKVICVLAADITFDSITNEVKKAKVSEKSYGFLLDSENNIVVHFNKDYNPDGKTTKNLSEIANGNLKNLSDNIKSNNQGFEKNIDYLKPYIML
- a CDS encoding pyridoxal phosphate-dependent aminotransferase — protein: MLGVSKRIEELRFSEIRKFIPYSDEAKAKGIHVHHLNIGQPDIKTPEEFVNAIKNFDDKIIKYENSQGNKDLINAFVKYYKSINIDLDKEDVYVTNGGSEGILYALLTICDAGDSVIVPEPYYTNYNTMARMAGVEIISFRTYREDGFRIKNKEEILNSIKDNTKAIMITNPSNPTGVVYTKEEIRMISDIAKEKDLFIISDEVYREFVYDGLEFTSFMDMKDILDRVIIIDSISKRYSACGARIGALICKNRKVTENFMKMCQARLSVSSLDQIGAANLINVPKSYIEEVRIEYEKRRNILYEGLCDIPGVHCEKPSGAFYIIAKLPVDNSDEFTKWMLTDFQYNNKTVMVTPAEGFYTTEGLGRDEVRLSYCINSEDLKEAMIILKKALEEYNK